The DNA segment TCTGGCAGCTGCATTGCCAGTGGGGAAGTATTTGTATAGGCAGGTCATCCTGGCATGACTTACCAGTAGGCTTCCAGCGGGCATTATCACCGGAATTTAAGTATGACCGAAACGAATTCGACCACCCCAGCACCCCGGCCAGCGCCCGAAAAGAAAGGGGGCCTGTTGGGTAACCTGCTCCTGAATATTGTAATCCCCACCCTGGTGCTCACCAAACTGTCCGGCGATGACTGGCTGGGAACCAAGTGGGCTCTGGTTGTTGCACTGGCCTTTCCATTGGGCTATGGATTGCGGGACCTGATTCGCTCGGGCAAAATCAATTTTTTCTCGGCGCTGGGCATTATCAGTATCCTGCTGACCGGCGGTATCAGCCTGCTGGAACTGGACCCGCAATATATCGCCATCAAGGAAGCCGCTATTCCCGGTCTGCTGGGTCTAGCCACTGTCATCTCCCTCTATACCCGTTGGCCACTGGTTAAAACCCTGCTGTACAACGACCAGATCCTGGATACGGCAAAAATTGCCCAGAGTTTGGTAAACAACGGCAACCAGAGGGCATTCGAGCGCGCATTGCAACAGGCTTCCTGGATGATTGCAGGCTCCTTTTTCCTATCCTCCGCCCTCAACTACCTGCTCGCCAAAGTCATTCTGCAGAGCCCTCCCGGCACCGAGGCCTTTAACGAAGAGCTGGGCAAAATGACCGCGCTCAGCTACCCGGTAATCGCCCTGCCGGCAACCATTATTCTGATGTTGGTGCTTTTTTTTCTGTTTTACCGCATCGGCAAGCTGACCGGGCTGAAACTGGAAGAGGTGATGATCGCCCGATAAACCGTGATGGTATTTTTATTATCAACTGACGAGAGCATAAATAACCATGTGGTACGCCATCATCAGTGAGGATGTGAGCGATAGCCTCCCCCTGCGCAAAAAAGCGCGAGCCGGTCACCTGGCGAGACTTGAGCGCTTGAAAAACGAGGGCCGCTTGCTGGCCGCGGGACCGCACCCGGCTGTGGATAGCGAGGAACCTGGCGCAGCAGGATTCAGTGGCAGTCTGGTAATCGCTGAGTTCCCGTCTCTGAAGGATGCCGAGGCCTGGGCCGGCGATGATCCCTATCGTGAAGCCGGTGTCTATGCTTCGGTGACCGTCAAGCCGTTCAAGCTCGTATCCCCCTGATCAACAACACTCTACAAAGCAAAAGCTTGGCCAATAATGAAGAATATACTGCCCTATCTACTCACTACGTCACTGCTTTTTGCGGCCCCGGCGACCCTGAGCGCAGAGACCCGCTATATTACCGACCTTCTACATGTACCTGTGCGTTCCGGCAAGGGCAACGAGTTTCGCATCCTGCACCGCGGCCTGCCCAGTGGTACCCAACTCGAACTCCTCGAAGATATCCCAACAGAAGGTTGGGCACGTATTCGCACCCCCAAGGGCACGGAGGGCTGGGTGAGGCGCCAATACCTGATCTCGGAACCCGTGGCAAAGCTTAAACTGGCACAGGCCGAGAACAGTCTGGCCCGCTTCGAACAACTGGAAGGCAACCTGGGTGGAGAAGTTCAACGCCTGGAGGAGGAAAACGGTCTCCTCAGCACCTCCCTGAGCACTGTCCGAGAACAGAACCAAACACTGGCTACGGAGCTAAAAGCGTTGAAAGCCCTATCTGCCGATGCCCTGGATCTCAATGAGCGCCATCAGAAACTGTTACACCAATACGAGCTGCTCAAGCAGGAAAAGACCATGGTAGAAGCCGAGATCCAACGCCTCTCCGGCAGCGAATCCCACAAGTGGTATCTATACGGTGCCCTGTCTGTGGTACTGGGAGCCCTGCTCGCGATGATCGCACCCCATATGCGCCCCCGTAAGCGCCACACCGAGTGGGCAAACTGATCTCCCCCTGTGGCTCAAAAATCGCATACCATAGGCCGCCGGGGACAGCAATTGCGGCTGCTCCCACAATTCACCCGCATCTGCTGCGCTGTTGTAGCACAGGCTGGGCAAA comes from the Microbulbifer sp. MI-G genome and includes:
- a CDS encoding VC0807 family protein → MTETNSTTPAPRPAPEKKGGLLGNLLLNIVIPTLVLTKLSGDDWLGTKWALVVALAFPLGYGLRDLIRSGKINFFSALGIISILLTGGISLLELDPQYIAIKEAAIPGLLGLATVISLYTRWPLVKTLLYNDQILDTAKIAQSLVNNGNQRAFERALQQASWMIAGSFFLSSALNYLLAKVILQSPPGTEAFNEELGKMTALSYPVIALPATIILMLVLFFLFYRIGKLTGLKLEEVMIAR
- a CDS encoding YciI family protein, with protein sequence MWYAIISEDVSDSLPLRKKARAGHLARLERLKNEGRLLAAGPHPAVDSEEPGAAGFSGSLVIAEFPSLKDAEAWAGDDPYREAGVYASVTVKPFKLVSP
- a CDS encoding TIGR04211 family SH3 domain-containing protein, translating into MKNILPYLLTTSLLFAAPATLSAETRYITDLLHVPVRSGKGNEFRILHRGLPSGTQLELLEDIPTEGWARIRTPKGTEGWVRRQYLISEPVAKLKLAQAENSLARFEQLEGNLGGEVQRLEEENGLLSTSLSTVREQNQTLATELKALKALSADALDLNERHQKLLHQYELLKQEKTMVEAEIQRLSGSESHKWYLYGALSVVLGALLAMIAPHMRPRKRHTEWAN